The following nucleotide sequence is from Mucilaginibacter sp. cycad4.
CCGCATCCTCATCATCGGCGCAGGCGAAACCAACCGCAACATCTCCAAATATCTTCAAAAACATAAATTTTCAAACTTCGCGGTGTTTAACCGTACGGTGGCCAATGCCGAAAAATTAGCTGCCGACCTGGGCGGTGAAGCCTTTGACCTCGAAGCTTTGAAAACCTATAAAAAAGGTTTTGATGCCATTATTACCTGCACATCAGCAGTTGAACCAATCATTACCACCGAAATTTACCAATCGCTGCTAAACGGCGAAACCGGCAGGAAAACCATTGTCGACCTTGCCATTCCTAACGATACCGCCCCCGAAGTACTGGAACAATTCCCGGTTAACTTTATCGAAGTGCACTCGCTTAACGAGGTTGCCAAAAAGAACCTGCAGGAGCGTTACCACGAACTGGTACATGCCGAAGCTATTATTGAGCAAAACATTGCCGAATTTGTACAGCAGCTTAAACAGCGCCGTATCGAGGTAGCTATGCGCCAGGTTCCTGAAAAGATCAAGGAGATCCGCAACACCGCTATCAATTCTGTTTTTGCCGACGAGGTACAGGGCCTGGACGAACAATCGCGCGAGATCCTGGAAAAAGTGATCAACTACATGGAGAAAAAATATATCAGCGTACCCATGATCATGGCGAAGGATATATTGATCAATGAAAACTAAAACTCTCTGAATCAGAATTTACAGAATTTGAGGATTAACAGCATGCTTGCTTTTATCTGAACCGAATTCATTGAATTTAAGAATTACCCAACGATTATTAAACTAAACAAATTCAAACAATTTGTTTAATTCGTCACTGATCGAAGTTTAGCCCCGCCGTTGTTGGTGCTGTCACCATAATTGTCCGGAGGAAATAAAAAAAGCGAGAGATTGTGCGATTTCCATTAACTGGCCGAAGTTACGCTTCGCTAAACTTCAACCAGTTAACGAAATCAAACAGCGACTCATTTCCCCGCTAACACCAGCTCCAAATCATCCTTAAAATTCCGCCCTATCGGAATTTCATGTCCATTCAAAATAATGCGGTTACTTTCCAAACGGGTAATCTTATTAACGGATACAATAAAAGATTTATGCACCCGGATAAAACGCTTCTGCGGGAAAATATCCAACATCGCTTTGATAGAACCTTTTAACAGGATCTTTTCTGTATGGGTATAAATGATGGCATAATCTTTTAATCCCTGAATGTGCGTAACCTCGTTAAAATAAAGTTTGATACGCTGTACACCGCTTTTAACAAAAATAAAATCGGTGCTTTTATCCGCCGAAAGATCTTCTGCATGGTCATATTGTGCTTTCAGGGACAGGAACTCCCTGATCTTGTCAATGGCCTGCCCGAAACGCTTAAAAGATATCGGTTTCAGCAAAAAATCAATTACACCCAGTTCATAACCTTCAAAGGCGTAGTTGCGGTAGGCTGTAGTAAAAACAGTCAGCGGAGGATCGGGCAGTGTTTTCAGAAATTGGATCCCTGTCATTTCCGGCATCTCGATATCCAGCAGTAATACATCAGCATGGTGATCTTTTAAATGATATAAAGCATCACCCGCGTTGCTGAACAGGAACACCGAATGCACATGGTCAATTCTTTTCAGGTAATCGTCTAATATTTCAAGCGCAAGCGGCTCATCATCTACTACCACAAATTTCAGCATCGCTTCCATATTAAATCCGTTCTTACAATTCAATCACCAGTTTAACCCAAAAAGCATCTTTTCTATCTTCCAGTTGCAGCGTATGCCTGGCCGGATAAAGCAGGTCGAGGCGCTTTCGCAAATTGTCGAGCCCTATTCCTCCTTTACAATTATTAACTACCGATGCTGGCTTGGCATTTTCTATGATAACCTCCAATCTTGACTGTTTCAGATCGACATCCACCTTGAGCCAGCCGCTTTTAGTTTGCCTGCCCAGTCCGTGTTTAAAAGCATTTTCAACCAGGGGCAGCAACAGCAGCGGGGCAATTTCGTGTCCGTTCAGCTCGGCATTAATATTCAGGTCAATGGCAGCTTCCCCGCTAAACCTCAGCCGCTCCAGTTCCATGTAGTTATTAAGATAGCTGATCTCTTTTTCCAAAGGCACCTTTTCGCCGGTACTGTCGTACAGCATATATTCCATCATTTCTGATAGCTTAAGCACTACATCCGGGGCAAGCTCTGATTTTTTAAGTGTTAGTGCATACAGGTTATTGAGGATATTAAACAGGAAATGCGGATTTACCTGCGCCCTGAGAAAGTTAACTTCGGCGTTCAGTTTTTCTACGGTGATCTTCTGAATGGTCAATTGCTGACCATACCAATCCATACTTAACTTGAGCGCCAGCATTAACCCCAGGTACCATAAGGTGCTAAAAAAGTTATAGGATAATGATTCTAACAGGTTACTGTTGCGCATCGGCCCTACTACATATCCATACAAATAAAAATCAAACAGGCTTTGGGTGGCTAAATATCCAATTACCGACAGGATGATTGCCGTAAAATAAGCAAGGTACCGCTTCCTTAACAGGTACCGGGGCAAAAAGTATTGCAGGTTAAGATAGGCTATAATAATGAGCAGTACAATGCGACCGGCCACGCAGGCTACAAAATAAGGCATGCTGGCTTTGTATATGAGGTATCTTTTCTCATAAATGAAAAAACCTGTGATCAGCACCCAGTAAGCTCCATGCATCAGGGCATGCCTTAGGGTAGTACTGCGTTTTAAAAACGGCAGCGAGATTGGTTTATCCAGCGCATCCATTTTGATGTTTCATTAGCATTGAGCAATAAAGGAAACCAAAAGCATTTGGCCTGCAAAATTATATCGACAAACAGCACAAATAGTAGAGGAATATAAAGATAAAAAAGCTAATGTCTATTATTCAGGTTGTTGGTCTACTAATTTTCTGCATGGTTCCCGGTTCGTTTAATATTGTACAAAGAACCAGGGATTTCATTTAAAACTTATGATCATGAAACACATCAAATTCTATCAGGCGTTTATAGGGTTATTTACGCTGATCACATTGAGCTTCGCTGCATTTGGTTTCACTAACAAATTTGGGTTGGACGGTTACGAGATCTACCTGAACAACAAACTCATCCTAAAGCAGTATGTGAACCAGCCGGTAAGTTTAAGGGTGCTGAAACTGGATAAAGCAAATGAAAGCGACGAGCTGCGCATTAAGTATACCCACTGCCGGATGAAAGGCCCTGGCACTGGCCGCAGCCTTACCCTACAGGATGAAAAAGGAAACACGCTGAAGAAGTGGGCCTTTGCCGATGCTTCTGATTTTGCTATGACCATCCCTGTAAAAGAGTTACAGCAACTGGAAAAAAAGAACGGCAACCATGAGCTCAGCCTGCACTATGCTTCGCGGGAGCTGCCCAATGGTGAGATGCTGGCCATGCTGCGTTAAAAAGAGGTGGCTACAGCTGTTATCATTTATTATCAACCGATCGAGGTTTAACTAATCGCGACTTCGATCGGTTAAAATAAACATCCCCCATGACTCCGTTTTTAAACTCTTTGTCTTGTCCTGAAATGAGTTTACACAAAAATAAACTACATGGAAAAGATCATTATTGATGGAAAAGGACATTATTCACTTGAATTTAAGCATTCAGTTATCAAAGAGTATTTGGCTGGCAGTGTTAGTCAAAAGGCGTTGTTGAGGAAATATGATATCAAGATACATAGTGGCATAACGCGTTGGATGCAGAAGTTAGGTTATGCAGAAGTTCCGGAAAAAGACAGATATTTGTCATCAGTAAAACCACTATCCTTGCCCGCAAAGAAGCCCCATAAAGATCCGCCTACAGGTGCCTTGTCGCAAGAACAACAACGCATCAAAGAACTCGAACGTCAGCTTGAAGATGAGCAGCTTCGCAGTGAAATGTACAAGCGTATGATCGAGATTGCTGAACGTGATCTTAATATTCCTATCCGAAAAAAGTCGGATACCAAGTGATCCATGAGATGAAAGACATGTATACAAGGATCAGCCTTGTACGATTATGTCGGTTACTTGGTATTACCCGTCAGGCCTATTATCAGCACTTTTGGCAACAAGAAGCATCTGGAATAGAGGATACACTTATATTGCAGGAGGTTGTCAGCATTCGCCAAGACCACCGGGCAATGGGTGGCAGGAAGCTTTATGAAAAGCTGCACCCTTTTTTGCTTGATCATGGCATTAAAATGGGACGGGATGCACTGTTCGACCTGTTGTCAGCTAATGGACTGTTAGTAAAGAAACGCCGCAGGCGGCATGTGACGACCTGGTCGGGTCACCGGTTCAACAGATGGCCGAATATCATACGCAGCCTGGAGGTCGTCAGGACTAACCAACTGTGGGTAAGCGATATCACCTACTGGAAAGTAAAAGAAGAACATTTGTACATCAGTTTGATAACGGACGCTTATTCGCACAAAGTAGTTGGCTATCATTTGGCTGATACCTTAGAAACGATCGAAACGATACAGGCCTTGAAAATGGCTTTAAAAGACCTGCCTGAACAATTGCCGGAGGCACTTATACATCACTCGGACCGGGGAGTGCAATATTGCACAGAAAGCTATGTAAAGCTATTACAGGACAGATACATCAAGATCAGTATGACCGAGAACGGTGACCCATTAGAGAATGCCGTTGCTGAACGAATGAACGGCATTCTTAAAGAAGAATATCTTAAGCATCACCGGCCTGAGAATAAGCAACAAGCAAAACAATTACTGGATAGAGCTATCGAGTTGTATAACAAACACCGGCCACACTTCAGTATCGGTCTGCTAACGCCCCAACATGTGCATGATAAAAGCTTGCTACCTCAAAAATTGTGGAAGAACTATTATCGCAAAAACACTAACATTGTAAACGTATCACAGGACATCACTACACTTGTAAATACATAACAGGACTATCTCATAAAATGTAAACTTTTTTTAGGACGAGACAGCATATCAACGTCCCATCAGGGTCTCTCGCAGAGGACCCTGAGGTTCGCCGGGCGCTAATCGTCTAACCGGATATTTAAAACAGCGAATCAGCATGGCGTATACATCAGGATCCTCTGTGAGAGACCCTGATGGGGCGTTAAACTCGCAAAGGGGGGTGAAAAACATTCCCCTATCACTCCGTTCTCAAACTCTTAATCGGGTTAACGGTCGCGGCTTTTACAGATTCATAACTAACCGTGACCCAGGCAATACCCAATGCGGCTACAGAAGCTATGAAAAACACCAGCCAGCCAGCATTGATATGATAAGCAAAACCCGATAGCCAGCTATTCACTGCATACCATGAAAGCGGGACGGCTATAATTATGGCGATGAGAATCAATCTCGTAATCCCCGAGGATAGTAAATAAACCAGGTTTAATACCGATGCACCTAATACTTTGCGTACGCCAATCTCCTTGGTACGCTGCTCGGCCATAAAAGCAGATAAACCATATAAACCCAGGCATGAAATAAAAATGCCCAAACCTGCAAAAAGGTTAAAGATGTTACCCATTTGCTGCTCGCCTTTATAAAGATTGGATAAGTCCTGATCAATGAAATCAAATTTAAAAGGATAAGCAGGATTGAGCGCCTGGCTCATAGCTGCCAGTGCCTTTATAGTAGCATTGGTTTTTCCGGGTAAAGTCCTGATTACCACATAACCGCCTATTTTATTAAAAGGTATAACCAGTGGTTCAATGGTTTGCTGAACGGGCTTAAAATTAAAGTCTTTTATAACCCCAACAATAGTCCCTTTATTGCCCCAAACTGTTAATGGTTTGCCTATGGCAGTGCTGGCGGTAAGGCCCATAACGCTCGCCATTTTTTCGTTAACCATATAATTATTCGAGTCGGTTTTAAATGCTGCCGAAAAGCTTCGGCCGGCGGCTAACTTCATTCTGAATGTATGCGTGAAATCTTCATCGGCAGCCATTACCGGGATTGACAGCTGCGAACGCGGGTCTTTACCGTTCCACTGCACATTGAGTGTCCAGCCACCAAGTTCAGTCGGCAAATCGGTAATTGTGGTAAAATCGCTTGTCATTGAGGTTTGCCTTAACATATTTTTCAAAGCCTCCTGCTTATGCCAGATCTCGCCTGTCATTGGCATATATAAAAGATTGGCCTTTTCAAAACCCGGGTTCCGGTCCCTGATAAATTTAAGCTGATTATAGATAACTACCGTGCCCACCAGCAATACAATAGATACCATAAACTGAACCACGACAAGGGTATTACGGAAAAACAAATTACCGCCCATTGATTTTACATTACCCTTGAGCACCTTAACCGGGTTAAAACCTGATAGAAATAGTGCCGGATAGCTCCCCGAGATAAGACCGGTTATTAACGCAATACTAATAAGACTTAACCAAAGCCTGGCATCAGACATATCGATGATGAGTTTCCTGTTGGCCAGATCATTAAATACCGGCAAAAACATCCGGACAATAACAATTGCAAGTAACAGGGAAAGAAAAGAGATAAATATCGACTCGCTTAAAAACTGCAGCACCAATTGTCCGCGAACAGCTCCCGCAACTTTACGTAAGCCTATTTCTT
It contains:
- the hemA gene encoding glutamyl-tRNA reductase, whose product is MKYLKVIAFTHKQIELKELGRLVVCQENLTDKLAQVKEQFNIPEIFYLATCNRVEFVMTTPQSVDKDFAKKFIEAFNTELCHDSLSTFMDSASIYEDQEAMVHLLRTSCSLESLIVGEKEILAQLRKAYEHCKEAGLTGDAMRMIMNCVVKTAKEVYTHTNISKNPISVVSLAYRKLKDLNLCSNARILIIGAGETNRNISKYLQKHKFSNFAVFNRTVANAEKLAADLGGEAFDLEALKTYKKGFDAIITCTSAVEPIITTEIYQSLLNGETGRKTIVDLAIPNDTAPEVLEQFPVNFIEVHSLNEVAKKNLQERYHELVHAEAIIEQNIAEFVQQLKQRRIEVAMRQVPEKIKEIRNTAINSVFADEVQGLDEQSREILEKVINYMEKKYISVPMIMAKDILINEN
- a CDS encoding LytTR family DNA-binding domain-containing protein, whose translation is MEAMLKFVVVDDEPLALEILDDYLKRIDHVHSVFLFSNAGDALYHLKDHHADVLLLDIEMPEMTGIQFLKTLPDPPLTVFTTAYRNYAFEGYELGVIDFLLKPISFKRFGQAIDKIREFLSLKAQYDHAEDLSADKSTDFIFVKSGVQRIKLYFNEVTHIQGLKDYAIIYTHTEKILLKGSIKAMLDIFPQKRFIRVHKSFIVSVNKITRLESNRIILNGHEIPIGRNFKDDLELVLAGK
- a CDS encoding histidine kinase yields the protein MDALDKPISLPFLKRSTTLRHALMHGAYWVLITGFFIYEKRYLIYKASMPYFVACVAGRIVLLIIIAYLNLQYFLPRYLLRKRYLAYFTAIILSVIGYLATQSLFDFYLYGYVVGPMRNSNLLESLSYNFFSTLWYLGLMLALKLSMDWYGQQLTIQKITVEKLNAEVNFLRAQVNPHFLFNILNNLYALTLKKSELAPDVVLKLSEMMEYMLYDSTGEKVPLEKEISYLNNYMELERLRFSGEAAIDLNINAELNGHEIAPLLLLPLVENAFKHGLGRQTKSGWLKVDVDLKQSRLEVIIENAKPASVVNNCKGGIGLDNLRKRLDLLYPARHTLQLEDRKDAFWVKLVIEL
- a CDS encoding IS3 family transposase; this translates as MKDMYTRISLVRLCRLLGITRQAYYQHFWQQEASGIEDTLILQEVVSIRQDHRAMGGRKLYEKLHPFLLDHGIKMGRDALFDLLSANGLLVKKRRRRHVTTWSGHRFNRWPNIIRSLEVVRTNQLWVSDITYWKVKEEHLYISLITDAYSHKVVGYHLADTLETIETIQALKMALKDLPEQLPEALIHHSDRGVQYCTESYVKLLQDRYIKISMTENGDPLENAVAERMNGILKEEYLKHHRPENKQQAKQLLDRAIELYNKHRPHFSIGLLTPQHVHDKSLLPQKLWKNYYRKNTNIVNVSQDITTLVNT
- a CDS encoding ABC transporter permease, with product MAWIFGWHINIYISAMFKTYFKLAYRNIIRDKAYSIINISGLAIGLAASILILLWVQNELSYDKFHRNAGQIYRIDSDFGDSKTAASSAGMPFGLKAEIPAVKNAARLYPGFPSILFETGNKKFQEEHVFYADPGFMEMFSYPLIKGDRATALNKANGVLITEDIATKYFGKEDPIGKVIRKDNKENLMVTGVMANIPANSDLQFDILLPMALIAQTNNDLKNNIWDNFNFFGYVQFDKSFDPSAANIARLETQIGQIFHKHSPDTKATFKLQPLTKIHLDPERSGDSPGHGNAQYVSIFFVIAILILIVACINFMNLATARSARRAKEIGLRKVAGAVRGQLVLQFLSESIFISFLSLLLAIVIVRMFLPVFNDLANRKLIIDMSDARLWLSLISIALITGLISGSYPALFLSGFNPVKVLKGNVKSMGGNLFFRNTLVVVQFMVSIVLLVGTVVIYNQLKFIRDRNPGFEKANLLYMPMTGEIWHKQEALKNMLRQTSMTSDFTTITDLPTELGGWTLNVQWNGKDPRSQLSIPVMAADEDFTHTFRMKLAAGRSFSAAFKTDSNNYMVNEKMASVMGLTASTAIGKPLTVWGNKGTIVGVIKDFNFKPVQQTIEPLVIPFNKIGGYVVIRTLPGKTNATIKALAAMSQALNPAYPFKFDFIDQDLSNLYKGEQQMGNIFNLFAGLGIFISCLGLYGLSAFMAEQRTKEIGVRKVLGASVLNLVYLLSSGITRLILIAIIIAVPLSWYAVNSWLSGFAYHINAGWLVFFIASVAALGIAWVTVSYESVKAATVNPIKSLRTE